A genomic segment from Mustela lutreola isolate mMusLut2 chromosome 15, mMusLut2.pri, whole genome shotgun sequence encodes:
- the EVPL gene encoding envoplakin isoform X2 produces MQANADQVERDILETQKRLQQDRLHSEQSQALQHRQEVGRSLKEAEVLLKDLFLDVDKARRLKHPQAEEIEKDIKQLHERVTQECAEYRALYEKIVLPPDMGPRVDWARVLEQKQKQVCEGRYGPGMAELEQQIAEHNILQKEIEAYGQQLRNLIGPDAATIRSQYRDLLKAASWRGQSLGSLYTHLQACTRQLSALAQQQQSILQQDWSDLLADPEGLRQEYEHFKQHELLSQEQSVNQLEDDGERMVELGHPAVGPIQTHQEALKMEWQNFLNLCICQESQLQHVEAYRRFQEEADSVSQTLEKVNSSLDTQYSPAPGAPPGASTELLQQLEAEKKQLAVAEKTIKDLQRRSQQVAPLPQRRNPPQQPLHVDSICDWDSGEVQLLRGERYLLMDNTDQHTWVVQGPGGETKRAPAACFCIPAPDPEAVTRASKLASELQALKQRLDTVQSHLVASATQPLQTGQQAPTGSAPADPQAQKLLTQMTRLDGDLKQIEKQVLAWARAPLSRETPLQDLEGRIQSHKDTAQRLQGLGAEKEAAQRECEAFLSAQPVGPSALNLPVTLNSVKNKYNDVQVLCNLYGEKARAALGLERQIQDADRVIRGFETTVAQEAPIPAGPGALQDRVSELQRLRRELLERQACVLGLHRELKATEHACGALRNNFHEFCQDLPRQQRQARALTDRYHAVGDQLDLREKMLQDVGLTYQQFKNCRDNLSFWLEHLPRAQVRPGEGPSQIAYKLQAQKRLQQEIQGREQDRAMVSRLSQDLQAALQDYELQADTYRCSLETTEAGSAPKRARVVPLQESIRAQEKSLTKAYTELAAAHQQQLRQLEFARKMLEKKELSEDIQVTHGAQQGSAGPARAGRESEALKSQLEEERKRVAQVQQQLQEQRDQLLQLRTQRPVERLEEKEVVEFYRDPQLESSLSRARSQLEDEGKKRASLQADLEAAAQKVVQLESKRRAMQPHLLTKEVTQIERDPGLESQAAQLSGEIQHLRGENAAVSARLEALKKELLALEQKAPSVKEKVVVKEVVKVEKDLEMLKAAQALRRQVEEDVGRRKAAADAAAQLQARIREQERAIGAVEPKVIVKEVKTVEQDPGLLEEASRLRGLLEEARSRDAALARELEDLRAKCSALEKQKPKVQLQERVHETFQVAPETQQEMARLRAQLQETAGRRSRAEQEVEGLLPDLAALRARKPTVEYKEVTREVVKHERSPEVLREIDRLKAQLNELVNGSGRAREQLIRLQGERDEWRRERSKVETKTVNKEVVRHEKDPVLEKEAERLRQEVREAAQKRRAAEDAVHELQNRYLLLERRRPEEKVVVQEVVVTQKDPKLREDHSRLSRSLDEEAGRRRQLEREVQQLRAAVQEQESLLSFREDRSKKLAAERELRQLTLRIQELEKRPPVVQEKIIMEEVVKLEKDPALEKSTEALRQDLDQEKTQVTELHRECKNLQVQIDVLQTTKSQEKTIYKEVIRVEKDRVLEGERSRAWEALNRERAARQSREEDVRHLRERLDRAEALGRTWAREEAELHKARDQADQERRQLRQELRELERQKQQKVLQLQEEAELLNQKTESERQKAAQRGQELSQLEAAILCEKDQIYEKERTLRDLHAKVSREELHQETQTRETNLSTKISILEPDTGKDMSPYEAYKRGVIDRGQYLQLQELECDWEEVTTSGPCGEESVLLDRKSGKQYSIEAALRCRRISKEEYHLYKDGHLPISEFALLVAGETKPSSSLSIGSIISKSPLASPTPQSPGFFSPSVNLGLADDSFPIAGIYDTTTDNKCTIKTAVAKNMLDPITGQKLLEAQAATGGIVDLLSRERYSVHKAMERGLIENSSTQRLLNAQKAFTGIEDPVTKKRLSVGEAIQKGWMPQESVLPHLQAQHLTGGLIDPKRTGRIPVPQAVLSGMISEELAQLLREEASYEKDLTDPISKERISYKEAMGRCRRDPLSGLLLLPATLEGYHCYRPASPRLLRCRR; encoded by the exons TGCAGGCCAATGCCGACCAGGTGGAGAGGGACATCCTGGAGACCCAGAAGAGACTGCAGCAG GACCGGCTGCACAGTGAGCAGAGCCAGGCCCTGCAGCACCGGCAGGAGGTGGGCCGCAGCCTGAAGGAGGCCGAGGTGCTGCTGAAGGACCTCTTCCTGGATGTGGACAAGGCCCGGCGCCTCAAGCACCCGCAGGCCGAGGAGATCGAGAAGGA CATCAAGCAGCTACACGAGCGGGTGACCCAGGAGTGTGCCGAGTACCGTGCCCTGTATGAGAAGATAGTGCTGCCGCCCGACATGGGGCCCAGGGTGGACTGGGCGCGCGTGCTGGAGCAGAAACAG AAGCAAGTCTGCGAGGGCCGGTACGGGCCGGGCATGGCGGAGCTGGAGCAGCAGATCGCCGAGCACAACATCCTGCAGAAGGAGATCGAGGCCTACGGGCAGCAGCTCCGGAACCTCATTGGGCCG GACGCAGCTACCATCAGGAGCCAATACCGGGACCTCctg AAGGCGGCCTCGTGGCGCGGGCAGAGCCTGGGCAGCCTGTACACGCACCTGCAGGCCTGCACGCGCCAGCTGAGCGCCCTGGCCCAGCAGCAGCAGAGCATCCTGCAGCAGGACTGGAGCGACCTCCTGGCGGACCCCGAAGGCCTGCGGCAGGAGTACGAG CACTTCAAGCAGCACGagctgctgagccaggagcagaGCGTGAACCAGCTGGAGGACGACGGAGAGCGCATGGTGGAGCTGGGCCACCCGGCTGTGGGACCCATCCAG ACCCACCAGGAGGCCCTGAAGATGGAGTGGCAGAACTTTCTGAATCTGTGCATCTGTCAGGAGAGCCAGCTGCAGCACGTGGAAGCCTACCGCCGG TTCCAGGAAGAGGCCGACTCGGTCAGCCAAACCCTGGAAAAGGTGAACTCCAGCCTGGACACCCAGTACAGCCCAGCCCCTGGAGCGCCCCCTGGTGCCTCCACAGAGCTGCTGCAGCAGTTGGAG gcagagaagaagcagCTGGCTGTCGCAGAGAAGACCATTAAAGACCTGCAGCGGCGGAGCCAGCAGGTGGCACCTCTGCCGCAGCGCAGGAACCCGCCCCAGCAGCCCCTGCATGTGGACAGCATCTGTGACTGGGACTCAGGAGAA GTGCAGCTGCTGCGGGGTGAGCGGTATTTGCTGATGGACAACACTGACCAGCACACCTGGGTCGTTCAGGGCCCAGGTGGGGAGACCAAACGTGCCCCAGCCGCCTGCTTCTGCATCCCGGCTCCGGACCCTGAAGCCGTGACCAGAGCCTCCAA GTTGGCCTCGGAGCTGCAGGCCCTGAAGCAGAGACTGGACACAGTCCAGAGCCACCTGGTGGCCAGCGCTACGCAGCCCCTACAGACTGGCCAGCAGG CTCCCACTGGCTCAGCCCCAGCAGACCCACAGGCCCAGAAGCTCCTGACGCAGATGACCCGGCTAGACGGAGACCTGAAGCAGATAGAGAAGCAGGTGCTGGCCTGGGCCCGAGCCCCGCTGAGCCGCGAGACACCCCTGCAGGACCTGGAGGGCCGCATCCAAAGCCACAAG GACACAGCCCAGCGGCTGCAGGGCCTGGGAGCGGAGAAGGAGGCAGCCCAGCGGGAGTGTGAGGCGTTTCTGTCTGCCCAGCCCGTGGGCCCCTCTGCCCTGAACCTGCCCGTGACCCTCAACAGTGTCAAGAACAAGTACAACGATGTGCAGGTTCTCTGCAACCTCTACGGGGAGAA AGCCAGAGCAGCCCTGGGGCTGGAGCGCCAGATCCAGGATGCGGACAGGGTCATCCGAGGCTTCGAGACCACCGTGGCGCAGGAGGCCCCCATCCCCGCCGGCCCGGGCGCCCTGCAGGACAGGGTCAGCGAGCTGCAG cGCCTGCGGAGGGAGCTGCTGGAACGGCAGGCCTGCGTGCTGGGGCTGCACCGGGAGCTGAAGGCCACTGAGCACGCGTGCGGCGCCCTGCGGAACAACTTCCATGAGTTCTGCCAAGACCTGCCTCGCCAGCAGCGCCAGGCGAGGGCCCTCACCGACCGCTACCACGCTGTGGGGGACCAGCTGGACCTGCG GGAGAAGATGCTGCAGGATGTCGGCCTTACCTACCAGCAGTTCAAGAACTGCAGGGACAACCTGAGCTTCTGGCTGGAGCACCTGCCCCGCGCCCAGGTGCGGCCCGGCGAGGGGCCCAGCCAGATCGCCTACAAGCTGCAGGCACAGAAG AGGCTGCAACAGGAGATCCAGGGCCGAGAGCAGGATAGGGCCATGGTGTCCCGCCTCTCCCAGGACCTGCAGGCAGCTCTGCAG gACTATGAGTTGCAGGCAGACACCTACCGCTGCTCCCTGGAGACTACGGAGGCAGGGTCAGCTCCCAAGAGAGCCCGAGTGGTTCCGCTGCAGGAGAGCATCCGGGCGCAG GAGAAGAGCCTGACAAAGGCCTACACGGAGCTCGCGGCTGCCCACCAGCAGCAGCTGCGCCAGCTGGAGTTTGCCAGAAAGATGCTGGAGAAG AAGGAGCTCAGTGAGGATATCCAGGTGACCCATGGCGCACAGCAGGGGTCTGCGGGCCCAGCCCGAGCAGGGAGGGAGTCAGAGGCCCTGAAGTcgcagctggaggaggagaggaagcggGTGGCCCAGGTGCAGCAGCAGCTGCAGGAACAGAGGGACCAGCTGCTGCAGCTGAGGACACAGCGGCCCGTGGAGAGGCTGGAAGAGAAGGAGGTGGTGGAGTTCTACCGGGACCCCCAGCTGGAGAGCAGCCTGTCCAGGGCGCGGTCCCAGCTGGAGGACGAAGGCAAGAAGCGGGCCAGCCTGCAGGCAGACCTGGAGGCCGCGGCCCAGAAGGTCGTCCAGCTGGAGAGCAAGAGGAGGGCCATGCAGCCTCACCTGCTGACCAAGGAGGTCACCCAGATCGAGAGGGACCCCGGTCTGGAGAGCCAGGCGGCCCAGCTCAGCGGCGAGATCCAGCACCTGCGCGGGGAGAACGCCGCCGTCTCGGCCCGGCTAGAGGCGCTGAAGAAGGAGCTGCTGGCCCTGGAGCAGAAGGCGCCGAGCGTGAAGGAGAAGGTCGTGGTGAAGGAAGTGGTCAAGGTGGAGAAGGACCTGGAGATGCTCAAGGCAGCCCAGGCCCTGAGGCGGCAGGTGGAGGAGGACGTGGGGCGGAGGAAGGCGGCGGCCGACGCGGCCGCCCAGCTGCAGGCTCGCATTAGGGAGCAAGAGCGCGCCATCGGCGCCGTGGAGCCCAAGGTGATCGTGAAGGAGGTGAAGACGGTGGAGCAGGACCCGGGCCTCCTGGAAGAGGCGTCCAGGCTGaggggcctcctggaggaggccAGGAGCAGGGACGCGGCGCTGGCGCGGGAGCTGGAGGACCTGCGCGCCAAGTGCAGCGCGTTGGAGAAGCAGAAGCCCAAGGTGCAGCTCCAGGAGCGCGTGCACGAGACCTTCCAGGTGGCCCCCGAGACGCAGCAGGAGATGGCGCGGCTCCGGGCGCAGCTGCAGGAGACGGCGGGCAGGAGGAGCCGCGCCGagcaggaggtggaggggctgctGCCCGACCTGGCCGCGCTCCGGGCCCGGAAGCCCACGGTGGAGTACAAGGAGGTGACCCGGGAGGTGGTGAAGCACGAGCGGAGCCCCGAGGTGCTGCGGGAGATCGACCGCCTGAAGGCCCAGCTCAACGAGCTCGTCAACGGCAGCGGGCGGGCCCGGGAGCAGCTCATCCGGCTGCAGGGGGAGCGCGATGAGTGGCGGCGGGAGCGGTCCAAGGTGGAGACCAAGACGGTGAACAAGGAGGTGGTGCGCCACGAGAAGGACCCGGTCCTGGAGAAGGAGGCCGAGCGGCTGCGCCAGGAGGTGCGAGAAGCCGCCCAGAAGCGGCGGGCCGCCGAGGACGCCGTCCACGAGCTGCAGAACAGGTACCTGCTGCTGGAAAGGAGGCGGCCCGAGGAGAAGGTGGTGGTGCAGGAGGTGGTGGTCACCCAGAAGGACCCCAAGCTCCGCGAGGACCACAGCCGGCTGAGCCGCAGCCTGGACGAGGAGGCGGGCCGGCGGCGGCAGCTGGAGCGCGAGGTGCAGCAGCTGCGGGCGGCCGTGCaggagcaggagagcctgctcAGCTTCCGCGAGGACCGGAGCAAGAAGCTGGCCGCCGAGAGGGAGCTGCGGCAGCTGACCCTCAGGATCCAGGAGCTCGAGAAGCGGCCTCCCGTGGTGCAAGAGAAGATCATCATGGAGGAGGTGGTCAAGCTGGAGAAGGACCCGGCTCTGGAGAAGTCCACGGAGGCCCTGCGGCAGGACCTGGACCAGGAGAAGACGCAGGTAACAGAGCTGCACCGGGAGTGCAAGAACCTGCAGGTCCAGATCGACGTCCTCCAGACCACCAAGTCGCAAGAGAAGACCATCTATAAGGAGGTGATCAGGGTGGAGAAGGACCGGGTGCTGGAGGGCGAGCGGTCCCGGGCGTGGGAGGCGCTCAACAGGGAGCGCGCGGCCCGCCAGAGCCGGGAGGAGGACGTGCGGCACCTCCGGGAGCGGCTGGACCGGGCGGAGGCGCTGGGTCGGACCTGGGCCCGGGAGGAGGCTGAGCTCCACAAGGCCCGGGACCAGGCGGACCAGGAGCGCCGGCAGCTGCGGCAGGAGCTGCGGGAgctggagagacagaagcagcagAAAGTGCTGCAGCtgcaggaggaggcagagctgCTGAACCAGAAGACGGAGAGCGAGCGCCAGAAGGCGGCCCAGCGGGGCCAGGAGCTCTCGCAGCTCGAGGCGGCCATCCTCTGCGAGAAGGACCAGATCTATGAGAAGGAGAGGACCCTCCGGGACCTCCACGCCAAGGTGAGCAGGGAGGAGCTCCACCAGGAGACCCAGACGCGAGAGACCAACCTTTCCACCAAGATCTCCATCCTCGAACCTGACACCGGCAAGGACATGTCCCCGTATGAGGCCTACAAGAGGGGCGTCATCGACCGAGGCCAGTACCTCCAGCTCCAGGAGCTGGAGTGCGACTGGGAGGAGGTCACCACCTCGGGCCCCTGTGGCGAGGAGTCCGTGCTCCTGGACCGCAAGAGCGGGAAGCAGTACTCCATCGAGGCCGCCCTGCGCTGCCGGCGCATCTCCAAGGAGGAGTACCATCTCTACAAGGACGGCCACCTCCCCATCTCCGAGTTCGCGCTGCTCGTGGCCGGGGAGACTAAGCCCAGCTCCTCACTCTCCATTGGCTCCATCATCTCCAAGTCCCCGctcgcctcccccaccccccagagcccCGGCTTCTTCTCTCCCAGCGTCAATCTCGGGCTCGCCGATGACAGCTTCCCCATCGCCGGCATCTATGACACAACCACAGACAACAAATGCACCATCAAGACGGCCGTGGCCAAGAACATGCTGGATCCCATCACCGGGCAGAAGCTGCTGGAGGCCCAGGCGGCCACCGGGGGCATCGTGGACCTCCTCAGCCGGGAGCGCTACTCCGTGCACAAGGCTATGGAGAGGGGGCTGATCGAGAACTCCTCGACGCAGAGGCTGCTCAACGCCCAGAAGGCCTTCACCGGCATCGAGGATCCCGTCACCAAGAAGAGGCTGTCGGTGGGCGAGGCCATTCAGAAGGGCTGGATGCCGCAGGAGAGCGTGCTCCCGCACCTGCAGGCGCAGCACCTGACTGGGGGGCTCATCGATCCCAAGAGGACCGGCCGCATCCCTGTTCCCCAGGCCGTGCTCTCCGGAATGATCAGCGAAGAGCTGGCCCAGCTCCTGCGGGAGGAGGCCAGCTACGAGAAGGATTTGACAGACCCCATCTCCAAGGAGCGCATAAGCTACAAGGAGGCCATGGGGCGCTGCCGGAGAGACCCCCTGAGcggcctgctgctgctccccgcCACGCTGGAGGGGTACCACTGCTACCGCCCCGCCTCGCCCCGGCTGCTGCGCTGCCGGCGCTGA